Within the Erigeron canadensis isolate Cc75 chromosome 6, C_canadensis_v1, whole genome shotgun sequence genome, the region ACATTCATGGAAATACTTCAAAAATTTTAATCCATCTATGTTACTTATTTGTAATCTACCCTTTTTCAAACATCAAAAGAACTAACTTCATTATGATCTTAAACGGATAACGACACACTTCCATATAAGATCGATAATTACGATTATCATCGTAGCGATTCTCTATTAAATCAACTACGCCTAGTGGCTAGTACTCAACTAATAGTCTTATACAAAACCTTAATACAAATGCAATTCAAATCTATCCTAACAGTAATAATTTGCATCAATATTCAAAAGAGATTATGTACAGCTAAAAACATATCAGATTCACATAGATCCATATCACGAAACAgcaaattaacttacacttagCAATAGCATAAGTtccataacatatatatacatacagtcATACACatacctatatctatatctatataagtaataataataataataataataataataataataataatagtaccTCTTAGCACGCTTAGGATCAAGAGTCCACAATTCAGCAAGTTTTTCAGGGGCCATAGCTTTTTTAGCTTCAATACTTTCATTCAAAAAACTCGAACTGTCAACTGAATTACTATGCCTATGTCTAGGTCTACTACTACTACCTCCTCCCACATTCTCTTCAAAtccatctccaccaccgccgccattGAAAACGACgtcgttattattattattgttaaaattATTAAAGCTACTAGATCCACCACCAGCGGCACCGTCAGATAGCTTTTCAATATCCATATAAGTACAGAACAGATCTTCTTCAGATCCTAACTCTTCGAAGCTTCCAGAAGGTCCGTCGTACGGATCAGACGCCAGATCTAGATCGTCTGGCAACCGGAAGTTCATCTCTGAATGTGCTCGCCGGTGATGTGATGGACGGAATGGAAATGACGCCGCATTGTTTGACTTCACGTTTTGGTTTGATGGATCTTgcattttaaattattttaattattttcagttAGTAGTCGCTGTTTAGTCTTTCAGTTTCTATGTTTTTATGATGatgtagaagaagaaaaaatagtGTGTCTGGAATCTGGATCTGGTTATGTAATTCGGGTTGACGCGTTATTTACCTGCTCAATTGGGTCAGGCTTAAAATTACTATTGGGCCATTTTTTATTGGGCTTAATACAAAATTTTAGTTCTTGTTATTTACAATCGGGCAATTCTTATTGGGTTAATTATGTAAGTCAAATTATCGCCCAATATTACTgggttttttattttggaaCATGATATTGGCTTATTGTTGTTAATTGTTATAAAGGAATATCCACGTAGGATATGCCAGATGTATAAAAGAGGATAAATAGTGCCACGAAGGCACATGCCATGTAAGCATGGCTAACGTAGAGCATTAGTGAACACACGCTTTCCATGCACATGTCTGGTTTTTCATACGTCAACTTCAATTTTCCCTTCTTTTTTTTACAAATCGTTTTCCCTCGAAATTGTTTTCTGTGATTTCTCTAATCTCTATTATACGAATTCTTGTTACAAGCATATTTATTCAATTATTCCTAACCATATGCCGTTTaattcacaaaaacaaaaaaaagaggatgataaatatataaaatgagtACTGTATAAAATAACAAATCTTTCGAATGAGAGAGGCAAGAAACTAACCATTTCTGTATGTAGACATCATTATCAATCGTGAGGTTATCCATACATTTATTTATGGAAACAATTTGTGACATACGCAAAAGAATATCATCATGTACTCCATTtgtaatttttcaataattGTAACACATCCAATTGggaaagaaataaagaaaaagatccATTAATTTGATGCTTTCAATCAAATTAAAGAGTCGTTAAAATGTGCCTTTCCTATTGGTGACCTCTACGCACAAGCAATTAATTATCtccaaaaataaattaagagtGCATGTCTTGATCATATCATCCATCCGCGGGGATTTATTAGACTCCATCGATCGATGGCATCTTTGTATAACCATTACGTTGCTACCACGTCATTCCTCGACAAACCATCAAAATCTATTTCCGGATTAAACCACGTTCATTCCTTCTCGATACCTAACCTTGTTGTTAAGAATCGGTTTCCAAGAATCTGTGCTGAAGCGGTTGTTGGTTTAGATGGTCATCATGGCTGTAACAAAATCGTAAATGATGATAAAGAGTATTATGATCGTAAAGACAAGCTGGATGAATGGGTCCAAGGTTCAGTTACAGAAATAGTGAAAAACATAAGACAAGTGCCTTTACTTGTTCAGATTTACGCTAATGGGGAGGTGAAAACGGAGAAAGCTGTAAAATCAAAAAGCTGGCCAAATGTGATTACAGAGAGATCGTCTTCACCACCCGAGGGTATTATACTTGTGGAAGAGATCAAGGAGAGCAAGAACCAAGAATACAGTTTTGAATTAAACGAAGAAGGGGGCACTAAAGCTTTCGGAGTTCTTATTCAAGGTAAAACTACAGGAAGATACGATGGATGTAAGTCGGCATGTTACTTATTGGAAACAACGTGTAACTTTGATTATGGGGCGGGGTTTACTTGTAGTcatttttgtttgatgaaagtGAAGAGCTTTAATGAATCTGCATCTTCTCAGTTGAAAAGTTGTTGGCTGGTTGATTGAATTGGAATGGCAGTTTGAGATACAGTTCAAGACTCGATGTAAATGATACATTGTTCAAAATGATTGGGGTTTTCATAATGACCGAAACTTGGTTAATTGTGAAATTTCCAAAATATAATTGCTAAAGCCATAATCTAATTATATATGGTTTTAATTCTATTGTGTAGCTTGACTATGTAGTTATTGTATTTTATTCATAACAGGTTGATCCTTGTATGCAATTATATTCGATCTTAACAGATTCATTCATATCAGGTTTAAGCCTTTAAGGTAGTTGTGCATTTGTGCCGTAATTTTCATCACTGCAAAAAAACCTATACTGAACACAGTGAAACATTGTTGGTCTACGATTCCAGTATATATCTTTTGAAGTAAAAACCAGATACATACACAGAAAACTCGGTGTAAAATGCCACCAGACCAGTATCAGCTATCAACTTTTGCTAAATAAATTATCTACCACTTTCAGAACCTCTATACAATTCTCCCCCACATTGCATACTAATTTATAGTATCCAACACATCTACATATATACAGAGGCCACAAATATGGGGACTGGTATCACCTATATATGATAGACCCACGCAGGGTCAGGTCAGGTTTGATTCAGGGTCAGAGCCAATTGGGTGTTATGATCATACTTCAAGCAAGGGTTGAGGGCTTTTGAGAATCTTGAACCTTGGCTAGAGACCGATATTGCAATTTAACACTCTCCGCGTTATCAAGAGTTTTCACAACATACCTGTGTGCAATGAATAAGAGATATTTCCATTTATCATTACCATTCATCACAAATAGACTAATGGCATGGTCTTGGGCCCACAAGATTTCAAGTTCCTGATTTTTAGGGGTTTTTAAATGCTTAATGAATAGAAATCCAGTGGTGGCAAGTTGGGTAACGGTCAAAACATGTAACTTTTAAAGATGACTTGTAAGGTTTTATGCAA harbors:
- the LOC122606112 gene encoding uncharacterized protein LOC122606112, which produces MASLYNHYVATTSFLDKPSKSISGLNHVHSFSIPNLVVKNRFPRICAEAVVGLDGHHGCNKIVNDDKEYYDRKDKLDEWVQGSVTEIVKNIRQVPLLVQIYANGEVKTEKAVKSKSWPNVITERSSSPPEGIILVEEIKESKNQEYSFELNEEGGTKAFGVLIQGKTTGRYDGCKSACYLLETTCNFDYGAGFTCSHFCLMKVKSFNESASSQLKSCWLVD